A genomic window from Anoplolepis gracilipes chromosome 6, ASM4749672v1, whole genome shotgun sequence includes:
- the LOC140666982 gene encoding uncharacterized protein produces MTDTTKFYAVVEFENGLQIVPYNWLSTDLKRAAWPNFTNNKKYDKVVKLMETSESTWMEYNIKKIYGTYVNYSVAKKKLKEAEDLSDLNSNTENEEHLKKSRKDRAAVIFNTPMTSTSSNDEMSDENFNFELLKVPKRSFQSNSNIITYNKRPKLTKVAQKDQQCSLSNTKLRFTMYYLFIQRR; encoded by the exons ATGACTGACACGACAAAGTTTTATGCAGTCGTAGAGTTTGAAAATGGACTTCAAATAGTGCCGTATAATTGGTTAAGCACAGATTTAAAGAGAGCCGCTTGGCCTAactttactaataataaaaaatatgataaagtgGTAAAGTTGATGGAGACATCTGAATCTACTTGGATggaatataacattaaaaaaatatatggaacatacg tgAATTATTCAgtagcgaaaaaaaaattgaaagaagcTGAAGACTTATCTGATCTTAATTCTAACACTGAAAATGAAGAACATCTTAAAAAATCACGGAAAGATAGAGCTGCTGTAATCTTTAATACACCAATGACGTCAACGAGTAGTAACGATGAAATGTcagatgaaaattttaattttgaacttCTAAAAGTTCCTAAAAGATCCTTTCAGAgcaattctaatataattacatataataaaagaccAAAACTCACAAAAGTTGCACAAAAAG ATCAACAATGTAGTTTATCTAATACTAAACTAAg gtttacaatgtattatttattcattcaacGACGATAA
- the LOC140667222 gene encoding uncharacterized protein → MFIHQEAYAKKVIEKFGISQTKGVSVPADPHTILYPVESEETERQVVPYREAVESLMLLAAVTCPDIAYAVNSVSKFLNKHNESHWRAVKRIIAYLIETTSMGIEFRASGSGVEFAGYSDADFASDIATRRSTTGYAFFYGKRDCNVVVSTIKTRIDEYNRIGIYRGVNSN, encoded by the coding sequence ATGTTCATACATCAAGAGGCCTACGCGAAGAAAGTCATTGAGAAATTCGGGATAAGTCAAACAAAAGGGGTTTCCGTGCCAGCGGACCCTCATACGATTTTGTATCCGGTAGAGTCAGAAGAGACCGAAAGACAAGTGGTACCGTATCGCGAGGCAGTAGAATCGCTAATGCTTCTCGCGGCAGTCACATGTCCAGATATTGCATACGCGGTCAATTCAGTCAGTAAGTTTCTGAACAAGCACAATGAGAGTCACTGGCGAGCAGTAAAGCGCATCATTGCGTACTTGATCGAGACAACGAGCATGGGAATCGAATTCCGAGCATCTGGGTCGGGAGTCGAATTCGCGGGATATTCAGATGCGGATTTCGCGAGCGACATAGCGACCAGAAGGTCAACGACGGGTTACGCATTTTTTTATGGCAAACGGGATTGTAACGTGGTCGTCTCAACGATAAAAACTCGTATCGATGAGTACAACAGAATCGGAATATATCGCGGCGTCAACAGCAACTAA
- the LOC140666620 gene encoding uncharacterized protein: MSDREKIARKIVQTSESIRKKYRALKTGKIEEDVALEKQFKPISEPLKQLVQNTIDVESDVSKIEPFDILEKDHVEKKIIKVKKRPRISYNDLSSKQKRLNVSLNDLPITSTPNQRRTIPDTSTQIEIAQPRQLSYEQPPVDEIFETTPDSLVTTVQRELQTSAGVNIFREHLGPLGQKYILTVMNQDKDKAMDYVYGIKFSNDGIMLGDKHFDVDKNDNIIINEVKYTGTPGLYELIFKKIPDDEIYTEDDLLKYKSILLATNAHKRGNKAHNPVLGTKGYKYKNVIAPLLSSRKAGKGILPRAMTLNDNKIDYVHWNDPNELVDRLRLLDASRRAGNNAHDNEIMSIIEELREDGLIIN, translated from the coding sequence atgagtgatcgtgaaaagattgcgcgaaaaattgtacagacgagcgagtcaattcgcaaaaaatatcgcgcgttaaaaactggtaaaattgaggaagatgtAGCGTTGGAGAAACAGTTTAAACCGATTAGCGAGCCTCTAAAACAGCTTGTTCAAAATACCATCGATGTAGAATCCGACGTATCGAAAATCGAGCCGTTCGATATACTCGAAAAAGACcatgtggaaaagaaaattattaaagttaaaaaacgacCAAGAATCTCATATAATGATTTGAGCTCAAAGCAAAAACGATTAAACGtctcattaaatgatttgcCGATAACTTCTACACCTAATCAAAGACGAACGATACCGGACACATCTACTCAGATAGAAATTGCGCAACCGCgtcaattatcgtacgagcaaccaCCCGTCgacgaaatttttgaaaccacACCCGATTCGTTGGTTACGACGGTACAACGTGAATTGCAAACGTCCGCaggtgtaaacatatttcgagagcatttaggtccactcggacaaaaatatatattaactgttatgaatcaagataaagataaagctatGGATTATGTGTACGGCATTAAGTTTTCTAACGATGGAATAATGCtcggtgataaacattttgacgtagacaaaaatgataatataattatcaatgaagtaaaatatacgggAACGCCTGGtctctatgaattaattttcaaaaaaatccccgacgatgaaatatacaccgaagatgatttgcttaaatataaaagtatattattagcgacgaatgcgcataaacgtgggaacaaagcacataatccagtattagggactaaaggatataagtataaaaatgtaattgcgcCGTTATTGTCTAGCAGAAAAGCTGGAAAGGGTATACTACCGCGCGCTATGACTCTAAACGACAATAAGATCGACtacgtgcattggaacgatccAAACGAGTTGGTAGATCGTCTGCGATTACTGGATGCTTCGCGTCGAGCCGGTAACAATGCTCACGACAATGAAATCATGTCGATTATCGAAGAACTTCGCGAAGatggtcttattataaattga
- the LOC140666621 gene encoding uncharacterized protein — protein MNDCAIRLPSDKDKWLAFNNYNRKEQVPFVVYADLECVLRKTYKEEEAEKNLYQHHQVFSIAYYVHCSYDNSLSAYHSRREANCVAWFAEELKNLATSVKTILSTNLPIINLTREELEKFNSATQCHICEKPFVEDDTRVHDHCHLTGRYRGPAHSNCNLNYKESFYIPIIFHNLSGYDSHFIIEEIATAFEGRIDLLPITKEKYVSFTKDVKLTEDNWRNHIKLRFIDSFKFLTTSLNKLASFLSKDKLKILQSEYQNLRVEDFDLLTRKGVFPYEYIDCVDKLHDTCLPPRELFYSSLTGNTVSESDYAHAEIVWKRFSIRTLGEYSDLYLKIDVLLLADVFENFRDNCIKSYGLDPAHYYTLPGYTWDAMLKHTNIKFELLTDIDMVMFIERGIRGGLSQCSNRYAHANNKYMQSYDPLKPSSYLMYFDVNNLYGWAMCQPLPYASFQWVDNICNFDLSSIASDSPTGYILEVDLEYPQHLHDAHTDLPFCPTRDKPPGKRENKLLATLYDKKRYVIHYRNLQQCTRHGLRVTKIHRILQFAQSPWLRTYIELNTQFRTMAKNDFEKNLYKLMNNAVFGKTMENVRNRVDVKLITKWDDRYGAEAMIAKPNFHSRSIFSENLIAVELRRLEVKFYKPIYVGMCILDVSKMCLYEFHHDYMIPMYREKCKVMYTDTDSLIYHIECEDVYENMKRDIDKFDTSDYAIDNAYGIPLVNKKVPGLMKDENNGMIMTEFVGLRAKMYALKIDGKKDTKKVKGVKNSVVAKTITFDDYMQCLNEGIEMTRQQSTIRSKMHKVYTMRQKKIALSPHDDKRYIIPKSIDTLPWGHYRIPL, from the coding sequence atgaacgactgcgctatccgattaccgagcgataaggataagtggctcgcttttaacaactataacaggaaggagcaggttcctttcgtcgtgtatgccgacctggaatgtgttttgagaaagacgtacaaagaagaagaagcagaaaaaaatttataccagCATCATCAAGTGtttagtatcgcttattatgtacattgctcgtacgataattcgttgtccgcgtatcattctcgtcgcgaagccaattgcgtcgcatggtttgctgaagaattaaaaaatttagcaacgagcgtgaaaacaattttatctacaaatcttcccataataaatttgacgcgtgaagaattggaaaagtttaaCAGCGCTACTCAATGTcacatatgtgagaaaccattcgtggaagacgatacgcgcgtacacgaTCATTGCCACCTCACtgggcggtacagaggtcccgcgcattcaaattgcaatctaaattataaggaatccttttatattccaattattttccacaatttatccggttatgattcacattttataatcgaggaaatagccacagcgttcgaaggaagaatcgatctacttccgataactaaagaaaaatacgtttcatttacgaaagatgttaaacttacggAAGACAATTggcgaaatcacattaaattacgtttcatcgattcttttaaatttctcacaacaagtctcaacaaattagcatcttttctcagtaaagataaattaaaaattttacaatctgaatatcaaaatttgcggGTAGAAGACTTTGATCTGTTAACGCGTAAAGGCGTCTTTCCGtacgaatatatcgattgtgtagataaattgcacgatacatgtttacctccgcgcgaattattttacagttccttgacaggtaacacagtatctgagagcgattacgcgcacgctgagattgtgtggaagcgattctccattcgaacgctaggcgaatatagcgatctgtatttaaaaatcgatgttttgttGTTAGcagatgtttttgaaaattttcgtgacaattgtatcaagagttacggGCTCGACCCTGCGCATTATTATACTCTGCCCGGATACACGTGGGATGCCATGTTGaagcatacaaatattaagtttgaattgctcactgacatcgatatggtaatgtttatagaacgaggtatacgcggtggtttgagtcaatgttccaacagatacgcgcatgctaataacaagtacatgcagtcataCGACCCATTGAAACCGTCATCGTAtctaatgtatttcgatgtaaataatttatacggatgggcaatgtgtcaacctttGCCTTACGCTAGttttcaatgggtcgacaatatatgcaattttgatctatcatcgatcgcgtccgattcgcctacaggctatatcctcgaagtcgatctcgagtaccCGCAACATCTTCACGACGCGCATACTGacttaccgttttgtccgacgcgtgacaaaccacccggcaagagagagaacaagttgctcgcgaccttatacgataagaaacgatacgtaatacactaccgcaatctgcagcaatgtacgcgacacggtcttcgcgttacaaaaattcatcgcatattacaattcgcgcaatctccatggttacgtacatatattgaattaaacacgcaatttagaacaatggctaaaaatgattttgaaaagaatttatacaaattaatgaataatgcagttttcggcaaaacgatggaaaatgtgcgcaatcgcgtagatgtaaaacttataacaaaatgggacgataggtacggcgcagaggcgatgatcgcgaaaccaaattttcatagcaggagcattttttcggaaaatttaatcgctgtggaattgcgtagactcgaggtgaagttttacaaaccaatctatgtaggtatgtgtatacttgatgtatccaagatgtgtttgtacgaatttcatcacgattacatgattccaatgtatagagaaaaatgtaaagtcatgtacaccgacacggatagtctcatatatcacattgagtgcgaagacgtgtacgagaatatgaagcgCGACATCGACAAGTTCgacacgagcgactatgcgatagacaatgcgtacggtataccgctcgtgaataaaaaggtaccgggtctgatgaaggatgaaaacaacggtatgataatgacagaatttgtcgggcttagagcaaaaatgtacgCGCTAAAAATAGATGGTAaaaaggatacgaaaaaggtaaaaggtgtcAAGAATAGCGTCGTCGCGAAAACGATAACATTTGACGATTACATGCAATGTTTGAACGAAGGAATTGAAATGACGCGACAGCAATCGActataagatcaaaaatgcataaagtatataccatgcggcagaaaaaaattgctctaagtccacacgatgataaacggtatataatacctaaaagtatcgatacgctaccatgggggcattacagaataccgttgtaa
- the LOC140666622 gene encoding uncharacterized protein, translating into MEQVLTQQSTLINSVEEYFAWEVRCDDYIKSLEEQSRIKRPRISIGYRQLLIAKIARLEGLKNALRKRFVHAGAGHSAHQAALFWREIDTAFENRISTGAIINSNYIEPRQFLEDASDIVLEHVRDAIETHCSVKVNTMFNGEFVAGEKHNDKSVSTKNCELFRTSDLREWYEQRVIEPTLASLEEFQERDSGWALSRIHNLTVNINKYNPMRAGCHIILPRKIMMKRAIVNVRSKDNACFAWAVTAAMYPAERRVERELSYPRYTDVLNLRDIEFPVTLNQIKKFEINNNISINVYTIENENIVPIRLSEQKRDKHANLLYIQDAQDIGHFAWIKNLSRLVSSQLNKHNGQKYICDRYVYLILLIFFKINI; encoded by the coding sequence atggagcAGGTTTTAACGCAACAATCCACCTTGATAAATTCGGTGGAGGAGTACTTTGCATGGGAGGTGCGATGCGATGATTATATCAAGTCGTTGGAAGAGCagagtcgaattaaacgaccgcgaatatcgatcggatatcgacaattgttgatcgcaaagatcgcgcgactcgaaggactgaaaaatgcGTTGCGCAAACGTTTCGTACACGCGGGTGCCGGACACAGCGCGCATCAAGCTGCACTATTTTGGCGAGAAATTGATACAGCGTTCGAGAACCGTATATCGACTGGTGCGATAATCAATAGCAATTATATCGAACCTCGCCAGTTTCTCGAAGACGCGAGTGATATCGTGCTCGAACATGTGCGAGACGCTATCGAAACACActgcagtgtgaaagtgaatactatgtttaacggtgagtttgtggcgggTGAAAAGCACAACGATAAAAGTGTAAGTACAAAAAACTGTGAACTATTTCGTACATCTGATTTACGCGAATGGTACGAGCAACGTGTTATCGAGCCCACTTTAGCatctctcgaagaatttcaagaacgtgatagtgggtgggcattatcgcgtatacataatttgactgtaaatataaataaatataatcctatgcgtgcgggatgtcatattatattaccgcgaaagataatgatgAAGCGAGCGATAGTTAACGTGCGAtccaaagacaatgcatgtttcgCATGGGCAGTGACTGCTGCTATGTATCCCGCTGAAAGAAGGGTTGAACGAGAATTATCGTACCCGCGTTACACGGATGTGCTAAATCTTCGAgacattgagtttccagtgactcttaatcaaattaaaaagtttgaaattaacaacaatatttcaatcaatgtgtataccatcgaaaacgaaaatattgttcctattcgtctttcggagcaaaagagggacaagcacgccaatttgctctacattcaagatgcgcaagatatcggacatttcgcgtggatcaagaatttatcgcgactcgtgagttcgcaactcaataaacacaatggacaaaaatatatctgcgatcggtatgtatatttaatattattgatttttttcaaaataaatatataa